A stretch of DNA from Desulfobacterales bacterium:
ACCTTCGCCATCATTTCTCAGGGATTTGATGGCTCTATCGCGGCAGACCGGTTCACGGTGGTGGGTATATTCAACAGCGGAAATCCGGATTTTGACCGGGAACTGATCCTGATTCCCCTTTCACAGGCGGATATGACCTTCAGCATGATGGGGTATGTTCATTCGATGGTCATCCGTCTGACAGACATCAGCCTTTTAACCGATATCAAAACCGATATCGTCGAACATACGCTGGCAACCAGAGCCGGTGCCACGAAGCTCGAGGTCCTGGGATGGGATGCGATGATGCCGGAGCTGATCCAGTTCATCGTCATGGACGATGTGGGCGGTTATATATTTGATTTTATACTGTTTATGGTGGTAGCCTTCGGAATATTGAATACCGTTCAGATGTCCGTCTTTGAACGGACAAGGGAATTTGGCATCATGCTGTCCATCGGAACGCGGCCCCGCCTGATCACGCGAATGATATTGACGGAAACAGCGCTGATTTCATTGTTCGGAATCGCGCTGGGCCTTGCGCTGGGCTACGGGGTTTCATTGTATTTTCAAATTCATCCGATTGATTATTCACAGTTTTCTGAAGAGATCTCGTTGTGGGGGATATCCACAACCCTGTATCCGGCAGACACAACCCTGAAAAATATAACAGTAACGGCACTGACAACCTTTGCCCTGGCCATGGTGTTCTCAATTTTCCCTGCCAGACGGGCGGCAA
This window harbors:
- a CDS encoding ABC transporter permease, giving the protein MRTENITLRMAWRNVWRNRHRTLLTLLTIMIGCAMIIFFNSMAKGGHDQMIEDAVGLNTGHIQIHEKGFWDNQTIDYAFKPSETLITYLSGLPQIEGFSPRILTGGLLSFRDTTRGVLIQGIDPRQESRVTHIHNKILPGGRFLSETDTTHAIIGSTLATHIHASVNDTFAIISQGFDGSIAADRFTVVGIFNSGNPDFDRELILIPLSQADMTFSMMGYVHSMVIRLTDISLLTDIKTDIVEHTLATRAGATKLEVLGWDAMMPELIQFIVMDDVGGYIFDFILFMVVAFGILNTVQMSVFERTREFGIMLSIGTRPRLITRMILTETALISLFGIALGLALGYGVSLYFQIHPIDYSQFSEEISLWGISTTLYPADTTLKNITVTALTTFALAMVFSIFPARRAAKLNPVEAIRKL